A stretch of DNA from Agrobacterium cucumeris:
CGGTGAAATCGGCGTCTCCGCCGATTTCACACCGGAAGAGGAGAAATCCCTGCGCGGTGCGGCACAGGCACAGGTCCGTATCGGCCTGCCGCTAATGGTACATCTGCCGGGATGGCTGCGGCTGGGGCACAGGGTTCTCGATATCGTCGCCGGGGAGGGGGCGGATTTAAGGCATACCGTTCTTTGCCACATGAACCCTTCGCATGACGATCTTGCCTATCAGGGGGAGCTTGCCGCGCGCGGCGCCTTCATCGAATACGACATGATCGGCATGGATTTTTTCTATGCCGACCAGCAGGTGCAATGCCCGAGCGACGAGGATGCAGCCCGCTCCATCGTCGCGCTGGCGGAACGCGGTTACCTGGATCGTATTCTCCTCTCCCATGACGTCTTCCTGAAAATGATGCTGACGCGATATGGCGGCAATGGCTACGCCTATATTCTCAAGCATTTCCTGCCGCGCCTGAAACGGCACGGTCTTGGCGACACCGCTCTTCAAACCCTTATGCGGGATAATCCGCTCTCGGTCTTTCAGGCAAAGGCCTGATGAACTTATGGAAATGGAAAGATCATGACAAAAAAAGTGCTTCTCGTCGGTGAAAGCTGGGTCAGCTCGGCTACTCACTACAAAGGTTTCGATCAGTTCGGCAGCGTCACCTTCCACCTCGGAGCCGAGCCTCTGGTCAAGGCGCTGGAGGGCAGCGACTATGAGCTGACCTATATGACAGCCCATGATGCGGTGGAGAAATTCCCGTTCGAGATGGCCGGACTGGACGTCTATGACGCGATCA
This window harbors:
- a CDS encoding phosphotriesterase family protein; the protein is MTSELSEGHVRSGKVMTVRGPVPAEQLGVTLMHEHILNDCRCWWHAPKTPERQYLADGFVCMEILGELRQDPFVNRHNITLDDEPLAIAELMDFVSAGGQTVVEPTCQGIGRNPAALKRISEATGLNIVMGAGYYLASSHPGKVANLSVEAIADEIVGEALHGVDGTGIKIGLIGEIGVSADFTPEEEKSLRGAAQAQVRIGLPLMVHLPGWLRLGHRVLDIVAGEGADLRHTVLCHMNPSHDDLAYQGELAARGAFIEYDMIGMDFFYADQQVQCPSDEDAARSIVALAERGYLDRILLSHDVFLKMMLTRYGGNGYAYILKHFLPRLKRHGLGDTALQTLMRDNPLSVFQAKA